Within Gammaproteobacteria bacterium, the genomic segment CCGCGGCGCGCGAGGTCCTCGGCGAGCGGTGTCATCTGGTCGCGGGCGTAGGGCATGCGCCAGAACCCGCCATGGAACAGGCAGACCACCGGCGCATCGTCACGGTCAGGCAGGTGCAGGTCCCCGGCCTGGGAAGCGGCCGGGCCGTAGCGGAAGGTCTGCATGGCTTTCAGCCCGCGAGCTGCTGCTCGATGGTCTTGCTGCGCGCGTCCTGCACGTCGCCGGTATGCTTGGTGGATACCGTCTCGATGAGTACCAGCCCCACTTCCTCCTCGGCCACCGGGTTATGCAGCGTGTCCTTGGGGATCACGTAGAAGTCACCGGGTCCGAGTTCCACCGTGCGGTCCTTGAGCTGGATCTTGAGGCGACCGTAGACCACCAGGAACATCTCGTCCTCATGGTCATGCTTGTGCCAAACCA encodes:
- a CDS encoding cupin domain-containing protein, translating into MDALNPINFTEALKGVTEHWSPRVVGRVNDQYVKVAKVKGQLVWHKHDHEDEMFLVVYGRLKIQLKDRTVELGPGDFYVIPKDTLHNPVAEEEVGLVLIETVSTKHTGDVQDARSKTIEQQLAG